The DNA segment CATGACCGCCACGAGCGGCCCCGGGCTCTCGCTGATGACCGAGACGATGGGGCTCGCCGGCATGGCCGAAATCCCCGCCGTGATCATCGCCGCGCAGCGGCCCGGGCCGAGCGCCGGGATGCCGACGCGCCACGAACAGGGCGATCTCCTGCACATGGTCTACGCCTCGCACGGGGAGTTTCCGCGCATCGTCCTGGCGCCGGGGAGCCTCGAGGAGTGCTTCCTCGACACCGCGCTGGCGTTCAACCTGGCGGAGCGGTATCAGTGTCCGGTGATCGTCGCCACGGATCAGGACGTGGTGCTGAAGAAGCGCACGGTCCGCGCCCTCCCCCTCGACGAAGTGCGAATCGACCGGGGTGCGCGCGTGACCGATGCGGAGGCGCAGGCGCTGGGACCGGCCTACCGCCGGTACGCGCTCACCCCCAGCGGGATCTCCCCGCGGGCGATCCCGGGGCAGCCGGGCGCGCTCTTCCTCTCAAGCGGCGACGCGCACGACGAACGGGGGACCATCGATGTGGACGATCCCGCCGTCCGCCGCGCCATGGTGGAGAAGCGGCTGCGGAAGACGCGGGGGATCTGGGAGTCCGTGGCCGGCGTGCGGGTCGAGGGCGAGGGAGACGCGCTCGTCATCTCCCTCGGCTCGCCCTGCGGGCCGATCCGCGAGGCGCTGGCGCGCCTGCGCGCGGATGGGCTGTCGATCCGCTTCCTCCAGGTCCGCTGCCTGTGGCCGTTCCCCGCCCACGAGGTCGGCCCGGAGATCGCGCGCGCCCGAAAGATCGCGGTGATCGAACACAACGCCACCGGACAGCTGGCGACCCTGATCGCGGCACACGCCGGCGGGCATGGAAAGCTCTGGCCGGTGCGGAAGTACGATGGGCTGCCGTTTTCCCCGGGCGAGGTGGAAGCACAGGTGCGCGCGTGGCTGCGATCCTAACCTTCAAAGAGTTCGCCCGGGA comes from the bacterium genome and includes:
- a CDS encoding 2-oxoacid:acceptor oxidoreductase subunit alpha, translated to MRSDLTWMIGGKTGEGVDSAGEVFALGAARSGLEVHTFRLFPPIIKGGPTAYEVRIGPRPLHARGDRLDCLVALDNDTIAKHGATLRPGGFLVVDDGRVTGEGVPDAVRCPVPLTKLAADAGGAIMKNMVALGVSTRLLGLNPAGLREAVRRRFESKGAPVQTQNAAAVDVGWRFADTAWRDRPAPAAWTAGRAAGGAGPAATYFLSGNDAIAMGALAAGCRLYASYPITPASDILEWMAAHLPAVGGAAVQTEDEIAALGLVIGAAYAGVRAMTATSGPGLSLMTETMGLAGMAEIPAVIIAAQRPGPSAGMPTRHEQGDLLHMVYASHGEFPRIVLAPGSLEECFLDTALAFNLAERYQCPVIVATDQDVVLKKRTVRALPLDEVRIDRGARVTDAEAQALGPAYRRYALTPSGISPRAIPGQPGALFLSSGDAHDERGTIDVDDPAVRRAMVEKRLRKTRGIWESVAGVRVEGEGDALVISLGSPCGPIREALARLRADGLSIRFLQVRCLWPFPAHEVGPEIARARKIAVIEHNATGQLATLIAAHAGGHGKLWPVRKYDGLPFSPGEVEAQVRAWLRS